A genome region from Anomaloglossus baeobatrachus isolate aAnoBae1 unplaced genomic scaffold, aAnoBae1.hap1 Scaffold_366, whole genome shotgun sequence includes the following:
- the LOC142273719 gene encoding uncharacterized protein LOC142273719: APTSDAGQPEGARTPPEKAPTLEPWMRQTVALKLKAVDGRLPDMSSDVFCKKMILDQGFSRAETLSVQTFMTGIFLVTFATVNACRRYWEAMNAAMPDSPFHSFLGSCPIQRDEKRITVSMRNPHTPGRDISTFLGRFCTVVREPSHILNGSGFWTGKWSVTVRLHRELASEDGLQHLPPTFSLGNSFGLIYYPDMPHNCRKCGGKGHSMKTCQEDACRVCRVTGHSSKDCPKKMTCNLCGLAAHLYKDCPQREKSWARVAAATQARVVAASSTKAATTKATEAKAAKNPVTAAPAKAPAATESRKKGTSQRKRQLEDSPVAEHSKLFIVDLNPTQEEEDDLLPEPDVLEQMEHQRQVQTSDDFCFP; this comes from the exons aggcccctacctccgacgccggccagccggagggagcccggacgccgcctgaaaaggctccaaccctggagccttggatgcggcagacggtcgccctgaagctaaaggcggtggatggtaggttgccggacatgtccagcgacgtgttctgcaagaagatgattctggatcagggcttctccagggcggaaaccctgagtgtccagaccttcatgactggcatctttctggtaacctttgccacggtgaatgcctgcaggagatactgggaggcgatgaacgcggcgatgccggactccccttttcattcttttttaggatcctgtcctatacagagggatgagaagaggatcacggtctccatgcggaacccgcacaccccaggaagagacatatccacgttcctgggacgcttctgcacagtggtgagggaaccatcccacatccttaacggcagcggattctggacgggtaagtggtcagtaaccgttcggctCCACAGGGAACTAGCATCCGAGGACGGCcttcagcacctgcccccgacattctctctgggaaactcctttggtctcatctactacccggacatgccacacaactgcaggaaatgtggtgggaaagggcattcgatgaagacctgccaggaggacgcctgcagggtttgccgggtgacgggacacagctccaaggattgTCCGAAGAAGATGACCTGCAACTTATGTGGACTGGCggcccacctttacaaggactgcccacaacgagagaaatcctgggcaagggtggcTGCGGCGACCCAGGCTCGGGTAGTCGCAGCCTCGTCGactaaggcagctacgaccaaagccacagaggccaaggcggccaagaacccggtgaCCGCGGCTCCAGCCAAAGCCCCAGCGGCCACGGAGTCCaggaagaagg gtacaagcCAAAGGAAGAGGCagttggaagatagtcctgtcgcagaacattCCAAGTTGTTCATTGTGGATCTCAATCCAACCCAGGAAGAGGAGGACGACCTCCTCCCGGAACCAgatgtgttggagcagatg gagcatcagagacaagttcagaCGTCGGACGATTTTTgctttccttaa